The genome window CCAGATGTCGCTGCGTCGATCGACCTCCTCCCCCTTCGCCTGCTCCGGACTCATGTAGGCCACCGTTCCGAGCGTACTGCCCATCTGAGTCAGCTTGGTCGAAGCGGTGGTTTTGGCGAGACCGAAGTCCAGAATCTTTGGGATGCCAGCTGACGTCAGCATTACGTTGCCGGCCTTCATGTCCCGGTGCACGATCTCCTTGTCGTGCGCGGCCTTCAGGCCGTCGGCCAGGGCTGAGGCGATCGTGATAACATCGGCAAGTGGTAGCGGTCCTTTCTCGATGCGTTCGGCCAGCGACTCGCCGTCGATGTACTCCATCGCGATGAAGGGGCGGTGTTCTGGGTCCGGCGGAGGCTCTGCTGTGCCCGGCGAGGTCCCCGCCTTCGCGGGGACGACGAAGGATTCGTCGATCTCATACACATGCGCAATATTCGGATGATTGAGCGCCGCGGCCGCCCGGGCCTCGCGATAAAACCGCGCCCGATCATCTTCCGAAATCAGTGCATGCGGGGGCAGCAGCTTGAGCGCTACCGTGCGGTCGAGCTTCGTGTCCTCCGCCTTGTAGACGATGCCCATGCCGCCGCGGCCTAGCTGGCCCACGACGCGGTAGTGAGAAATGGTGGTTCCGGGCTTCATCCTTCGCTCCTCGGCGCGATGCGTTTGAGTTCTTCCGGCCAGTTGAGGACCATCCGCAATCTTCCGAGCGCATTCGCGGCGGACTCGTTTGCGCGGCCCATGATAAGCACGTCACCTTCCGGACCGAGGGCAAAATCCATCCCGGATGAGAACCCGGCAATGCCCGTCGGTCGGCCCAGCCTCCTGAAGGAAGGCTCAAGCTCCACCGGGACCCTGAGAAGCTCGTTCAAGCTTTCAAAGTAGATGTACTCCCCATCGGCCGACCACAGTGGATCATAGAACGGACCAGACCCCTCGGAGATTTCCCAGAAGGCGTCTCCATCGACCTGGTGGACGAAGATCTGGATCTCGCCGGAACGGTCATCCTCGTATACGATGTAGCGACCGTCCGGAGAAAAGTGTGCATCCCCCTGATAACCCTCGCCGCCTGCCACCTCGGCGGAGGTTGAATCCGCGAGATTCATCACCCATACGTTGCGTCCCTCTCCGTCAACGCCTGTATCGTAGGCCATCAGCCGACCGTCCGTAGATAGACTCGGTCGCCGCGCGCCGTCCGACAGCACGACTTCTTCCGTGCCCGACCCATCGGCCGCCTTCCGAAAGATGGTGTGTCTGTCGCCTCGAGAGCCACAATAGTACACGTGGCGGCCGTCGGCCGACCATACGGGCTGGTGGCTGTCACCCGCAAAGCTCAGCCGTAGCGGAGTGCCCGTCTCCAGATCATAAACGTATACGTCTTCCTGTTCGCCGGACTCGTTATCGAGGCCGATCGCGAGGGATCTCCCGTCGGGCGAAATCATCGGGTTATCGAACTCGCCTGGATCAATCGGAAGCGCCGCGTTGTTCTCATCGTCTGGACGCAGCCAGGTCAGCCGCATTCCAGATGAGGCCGATGACTCGTCACTATAGACGAAGCTGCCATCGCTCCCGACCGTGTACGTCCAGAATCCCCTCTCCCCGATCTGTACGGGCACAGCCTGTCCCGTCGTCCGACGCGTGCCGATGTCGAACGGCTGCACGACAACCTGCCCGAAGGGGCCGCCTCCACGATTGTAAACCACGTAGCCTGCTGGCACGTAGCGCGGATACCATGCTTCATTCAACGGAACCGAGTACTCACCCTTCTCGAGGTCAATAACGGCTGCATCGTCGGCTCCATCGATGCCAATCGTGGCGAATGCGAGTCCTGTACCCATTATTGCACGCGGCAAGAACAGCGCTCTGTGACCCAGAGACGAGTCTGGTTCCACGACGACGGTTTCTTCACCTCCGTCAGCCGACGCTCTCCAGATCTTGCCTTCCCTGCCGAACAGGATTGAGGAGTTCGACTCCCATGTTGCCGGCCGCCTCCCATCGATGATCTTGATGGGGTCGCCGTCGGGAACGAGCACCTTGTACGTACCGGAGTTGAGCGAGTAAAGCAGCCACCGTCCGTCCGGTGAGAAGCTGATGGCGAACGCACTATTCGAGCCGGGTATGCGCGACACGTCGCCCGTAGGCATGTGATACAGAAAAACCCCGGGTTCTCCCGTCGTCGTATCGCGACCCGACAATGCGACGAATTCACCCGATGGGGATAAAGCCGGCCACTCCGTGCCCACGATCGTCTCCACCGGAATTACGACGCGGCGAACGATCGGGTCGGGTTCGGGACTCGTTCGACCGAGGAGGAATCCGGCAATGGATCCAACGATAAGTACACCGGCGATCGCAGTGAGGGCGGCGGGGTGACGATACCACGGCTTCGCCTTTGAGGTCTCGGCTAAGCCAGCGGCCTCTACTGCAATACGGGGCGTGTCGTCCAGAGCCCCCGGCACTATCGCAGACCTGCTCCCCGTGGAAATCCGCGTCGTCTGCGAAGCACTGACGTCGATTCGCTTCAGATCCGACGGCAGCTCGTCGACATTCTGGTAGCGAAGATCCGGGTCCTTTGCGAGCAACTTGCCTATGATCCCGTCCAGCGCCATCGGTACCCCGGCCCGCAGCGTCGTCATCGACTCGGGGTCCTCATTCAGGATCCCGTACACCACCGCCTGTTCGTAGTCGCCACGAAAGGGAAGTTGCCCTGTGATCATCTCGTACAGAATCACGCCCAGCGACCAGATGTCGCTCCGGCGGTCCACCTCCTCGCCCTTCGCCTGCTCCGGACTCATGTAGGCGACCGTCCCAAGTGTCGAACCCATCTGTGTCAGCTTCGTCGACGCGGTCGTCTTTGCCAAGCCGAAGTCGAGCACCTTCACGACTCCATCCTTCGTCAGCATGATGTTGCCGCTCTTGACGTCGCGATGCACGACGTCCTTCTTGTGAGCAGCTTTGAGACCTTCCGCCATCTGTGTCGCTATCGAGACGACATCTTTCAACGGCAGGGGACCTCTGGCAACACGATCAGCGAGTGTCTCGCCGTCGATGAACTCCATGGCGATGAAGGGGCGGCGTTCTGCGTCGGGCGGAGGTTCTGCTGTGCCTGGCGAGGTCCCCGCCTTCGCGGGGACGACAAAGGATTCGTCGATCTCGTAGACGTGCGCGATGTTCGGATGATTTAGCGCCGCCGCCGACCGCGCCTCGCGATAGAACCGCGCCTTGTCGTCCTCGGACACGAGCGCGTGCGGAGGCAAGAGTTTCAGCGCCACCGTCCGGTCGAGCTTGGTATCCTCAGCCTTGTAGACGATGCCCATACCGCCTCGCCCGATCTCGCCGGTGATTCGGTAGTGTGATATGGTCGTTCCTGGTGTCATGCGTCAATACTCAAGATTTGAAATCGGGCGGACACAGCCATGGCCCTGGCCTCTGCTCGGTGTCTATTCGAAACTGGCGAGTGTTGGCCTGGTCACGGGTTCCTGGGTGCGATACGCTCGGCCTCGTCCGCGAGGTTGAGGACAACCCAGATCTTCGAGCCCGCGTCCTGGCTGGCTCCTTCCGGCATGGTTACGAGCAAGCTTCCGTCCGAAGCAATATCAAAATGCAGGTGAAGCCCTGTATTGAATACGCGCTCTACGGACCCGAGAAGGCTGAAGACAGGTTCGGTCGTAACCGCCACCCTGTAGACTTCCTGATTGTTTCGCAAGAAGTAAATCCACGCGCCATCCGGCGACCATATGGGCTCCACCCCTTCACTCGTGATCTCGACCTCGCCCTGTCCTTCGATCGACGAGACAAGGACGGATTGGCCCGCCCTGTAGACAACGTACCGATCGTCCGGTGAAGGGTCCGGAGCAAATACGTTCTCTTCAGCCTCCGTCAGGCGTTCGGCGTTGGCAAGATCCAGGGGGACGGTTCCTCCGAGGGCAATGCGGTGCAACTCCGACCCCAGCTCTCCGACATTGTGCGTGAAAAGTAACTGCAAGCCATCGGAGGTAACGGCCGGATGGAACACTCCGCCACCAGAGTCCGAAGTATTGGCGAGCACCAGCTCAGCCGGTTCCGCGGCATCTGCACGCCGGCGCATGATGACCCCTTTCGAAGCTTGATCGGGAATGCTCCGGTAGTACACGTACCGATCATCGGGCGACCAGTCGGCATACTGATTGTTTCCACCGCGCGTCAACCGCGTCTGCACGCCGGAATCGAGGTTCAAAATGTAGATATCCTCTCCGTCCGGATTTTCGGGGTTGGCTTCGATGGCGACCAGGTTGCGACCACGTGCTGCCGCGAAGTCGTCGGAGTTCTGGGGAGTGCCCGAGATGATGACAGGGTTTCCGTCGTCCCCGACTCGAAACAGGGGTTCGGACTCGTAGGAGGCGTCCGTCTGCTCCCGGTATACCAGGTGGCCGGTCGGCGACAACCCGTAGCCCCACGGGTTGAAGCGAGCAACGGGAACGGCAGGTCCCTGTAGCTCCCCCGTCTTTCGATCGATCGGTGCAAGTGCCACAGGTTGGCTTGTCGACCCGGACGGAAGCGCAAGAGCGTAGCCGTTGTCGAGAATCTGCAAGAAGGTGTACTGTGGAGAAACCGGCTCATACCCTGGTGCATGGTCCGCCAGTCGGAAGGTGCCCAGCGACTGAGTGGCTGACGACCAGTGCGAAAAAAACACGGTTGTCCCGTCTGCTGTGGGGAGCGGAATTCCGAACCAGTTCACCGTTGAGTCTTTCTGCGTATGAACAATCACGTCTCCCGACTCCCCCGCCGAGGCGAGCTCGCTCGCAGCGTCGGTGAAATAGAATCGCCCGTCTCGTCCGTAGGCGCCCCATTGCCACGGAGATTCAACGCCCGGGATCTCCGTGAATGCTCCTCCAGATCGAAGAGCGCGCTGGTAGCGTCGTCGATTGCCGTCAAAGAAGACCAGCCAGCGGCCATCCGGAGAAACGTGTATATCCCGTGCATCCTCCGTCCCGGGCACTGCGCTGGATTCACCCGTGGTCAGGACGTATCGACGAATGTGTAAGGGGTCGTTACCCGTTTGTGCGAGATAATACAACTCGCTGCCGTCCGGGCTCCACTGGGGCATCAGTTGTTCGATGGCGTGAGGGAGATCGATCTGGAATCGCATGAGCGCCCCCACTTGCTCTGCATCACTCGAGAACATGCGGTCGGCTACCAGGCCTATAGCCGCACCAAACACCAGCGCGGCCACCCCGATCAGCACGGGATTCGCATACCACGCTTTCTTGCGCTCGGGCGCCGGAGCCGTTGCAATCACGTTTGTTACGGCGGTTGCCGGTGCTGCCGCAATCACCGACCGGCTTCCCGTAGATATCCGCGAACGCGTGATTGCTGACCCGAGATCGATTGCCTTGAGGTCTGCAGGCAACTCGTCCACGTTCTGATAACGCAGGTCCGGGTCCTTTGAAAGCATCTTGCCGATGACACCGTCGAGCGCCATGGGCACGCCGGCCCGCAGATTCGTCATCGAGTCCGGATCCTCGTTGAGGATGCCGTACACCACCGCCTGCTCGTAGTCGCCGCGAAACGGCAGCACGCCGGTGATCATCTCATAGAGAATCACGCCAAGCGACCAGATGTCGCTCCGCCGGTCTACCTCCTCTCCGCGCGCCTGCTCCGGACTCATGTACGCCACCGTACCCAGCGTACTCCCCATCTGCGTGAGCTTCGTCGAGGCCGCCGTCTTTGCGAGTCCAAAGTCAAGAATCTTGATCGTACCGTCCGACGTCAACATCATGTTGCCGCTCTTGACGTCGCGGTGCACGA of Rhodothermales bacterium contains these proteins:
- a CDS encoding protein kinase, with product MTPGTTISHYRITGEIGRGGMGIVYKAEDTKLDRTVALKLLPPHALVSEDDKARFYREARSAAALNHPNIAHVYEIDESFVVPAKAGTSPGTAEPPPDAERRPFIAMEFIDGETLADRVARGPLPLKDVVSIATQMAEGLKAAHKKDVVHRDVKSGNIMLTKDGVVKVLDFGLAKTTASTKLTQMGSTLGTVAYMSPEQAKGEEVDRRSDIWSLGVILYEMITGQLPFRGDYEQAVVYGILNEDPESMTTLRAGVPMALDGIIGKLLAKDPDLRYQNVDELPSDLKRIDVSASQTTRISTGSRSAIVPGALDDTPRIAVEAAGLAETSKAKPWYRHPAALTAIAGVLIVGSIAGFLLGRTSPEPDPIVRRVVIPVETIVGTEWPALSPSGEFVALSGRDTTTGEPGVFLYHMPTGDVSRIPGSNSAFAISFSPDGRWLLYSLNSGTYKVLVPDGDPIKIIDGRRPATWESNSSILFGREGKIWRASADGGEETVVVEPDSSLGHRALFLPRAIMGTGLAFATIGIDGADDAAVIDLEKGEYSVPLNEAWYPRYVPAGYVVYNRGGGPFGQVVVQPFDIGTRRTTGQAVPVQIGERGFWTYTVGSDGSFVYSDESSASSGMRLTWLRPDDENNAALPIDPGEFDNPMISPDGRSLAIGLDNESGEQEDVYVYDLETGTPLRLSFAGDSHQPVWSADGRHVYYCGSRGDRHTIFRKAADGSGTEEVVLSDGARRPSLSTDGRLMAYDTGVDGEGRNVWVMNLADSTSAEVAGGEGYQGDAHFSPDGRYIVYEDDRSGEIQIFVHQVDGDAFWEISEGSGPFYDPLWSADGEYIYFESLNELLRVPVELEPSFRRLGRPTGIAGFSSGMDFALGPEGDVLIMGRANESAANALGRLRMVLNWPEELKRIAPRSEG
- a CDS encoding protein kinase, with the protein product MTPGTTISHYRVTGELGRGGMGVVYKAEDTKLDRTVALKLLPPHALVSEDDKARFYREARSAAALNHPNIAHVYEIDEAEVTPGDVRPFIAMEYIDGETIADRIVKGPIPLKDAISYASQMAEGLKAAHRKDVVHRDVKSGNMMLTSDGTIKILDFGLAKTAASTKLTQMGSTLGTVAYMSPEQARGEEVDRRSDIWSLGVILYEMITGVLPFRGDYEQAVVYGILNEDPDSMTNLRAGVPMALDGVIGKMLSKDPDLRYQNVDELPADLKAIDLGSAITRSRISTGSRSVIAAAPATAVTNVIATAPAPERKKAWYANPVLIGVAALVFGAAIGLVADRMFSSDAEQVGALMRFQIDLPHAIEQLMPQWSPDGSELYYLAQTGNDPLHIRRYVLTTGESSAVPGTEDARDIHVSPDGRWLVFFDGNRRRYQRALRSGGAFTEIPGVESPWQWGAYGRDGRFYFTDAASELASAGESGDVIVHTQKDSTVNWFGIPLPTADGTTVFFSHWSSATQSLGTFRLADHAPGYEPVSPQYTFLQILDNGYALALPSGSTSQPVALAPIDRKTGELQGPAVPVARFNPWGYGLSPTGHLVYREQTDASYESEPLFRVGDDGNPVIISGTPQNSDDFAAARGRNLVAIEANPENPDGEDIYILNLDSGVQTRLTRGGNNQYADWSPDDRYVYYRSIPDQASKGVIMRRRADAAEPAELVLANTSDSGGGVFHPAVTSDGLQLLFTHNVGELGSELHRIALGGTVPLDLANAERLTEAEENVFAPDPSPDDRYVVYRAGQSVLVSSIEGQGEVEITSEGVEPIWSPDGAWIYFLRNNQEVYRVAVTTEPVFSLLGSVERVFNTGLHLHFDIASDGSLLVTMPEGASQDAGSKIWVVLNLADEAERIAPRNP